In Nicotiana tabacum cultivar K326 chromosome 19, ASM71507v2, whole genome shotgun sequence, one DNA window encodes the following:
- the LOC107816477 gene encoding uncharacterized protein LOC107816477: MIQLLFMVLCLEGMVAFLLMVKIGPLRELVMKCLDQVKMRKGTVLTIAGTIAAILFSNFISIIKIQNKGAKLGTMTPMDQVLWRTNLLEATLMGFSLFLGFLIDRMHHYLRKLIVLRNSAGSSKKEFERLEKEKLQFKEKADKAAEEMKQSQKEISSLTESLKKVKLQMEEKDKRVETAEAHVAALQKQAADLLLEYDRLLEDNQNLQNQAHGYRS; encoded by the exons ATGATTCAGTTGTTGTTTATGGTTCTATGTTTGGAGGGTATGGTGGCATTTCTTCTAATGGTGAAGATTGGGCCACTGAGGGAACTGGTGATGAAGTGTTTAGATCAGGTGAAGATGAGAAAGGGTACTGTCTTAACCATTGCTGGTACAATAGCAGCTATATTATTTTCCAACTTTATTAGTATTATCAAGATTCAGAACAAGGGAGCTAAGCTTGGTACTATGACACCAATGGATCAAGTTTTGTGGAGAACCAACTTGCTAGAGGCTACTCTCATGG GGTTTTCTCTGTTTCTTGGATTCTTAATTGATCGTATGCACCACTACCTTCGGAAACTGATTGTATTGCGCAATTCTGCGGGATCGtcaaagaaagaatttgaaaggCTTGAGAAAGAAAAGCTGCAGTTTAAGGAGAAGGCAGATAAAGCTGCCGAGGAAATGAAACAGTCGCAGAAAGAAATCTCTAGTTTAACAGAGTCATTGAAGAAGGTTAAGTTGCAGATGGAGGAGAAAGACAAGCGTGTGGAAACTGCAGAAGCTCATGTTGCTGCCCTCCAAAAACAAGCTGCAGATCTACTTTTAGAATATGACCGTCTGTTAGAAGACAATCAAAATCTTCAGAACCAAGCACATGGATATCGGAGTTGA
- the LOC107816459 gene encoding uncharacterized protein LOC107816459 isoform X1 — MPVEGAPKDSTMAEISEAPTSSSDPPNTMSEEASDFDPKTMRKTKPGLKRLFLTLTVFFSFLIALPFLLKSIEIYRAPLPFEDIDLLSSAMEKNPLQYPCQFRAVFINFDDITDINELGLLINSNMQKLTTKITPACGTCGNNYTVAVTVDSSSNCIHSERENVGKWQCGALNGFDKLNDDEDFDEYLESVLDSKNRKLYTVVVVKRNADEEEMRVVVGKYRHAWIVGKDSVEKAVEKMAEIFVKVFVNGGKEEGSIRGEFMPVGADGKVVLSFSLLNSDPHDWVYDWDFQELDEILLAPVVDALRPVADISVESQVLYHTPKVSYSYWDDKQGSYIFSTKDLPFFVNSNEWHLDTSTAAGGRSKVLHFVLYVPSAKECPLKLQFPNGEISMTNGFISPMWGGIIVWNPPACSENLQIQHLPKHKISSEDLKKISEVFMGQLRQLFGLKSENHYVGAFATSVLLTSAKGFAEWELDVLSRHHTCFNLLQCGTTLGSLSRLVQSLPRMIIMDEIGKQVKYSLEAAKLSLSNVSLGYSDASAVSSRKARALAEDAFYHPSMMSVSYYSFEHCFAVYSPFFLPVSLHVLLAVIREWRRYKVENRKYLAWKAKLE; from the exons ATGCCGGTTGAGGGAGCTCCTAAGGATTCAACCATGGCGGAGATCTCCGAAGCGCCAACTTCCTCCTCTGATCCACCTAACACTATGTCGGAAGAGGCATCAGATTTCGACCCTAAAACCATGCGTAAAACTAAGCCTGGATTGAAGCGTCTATTTCTCACTCTCACCGTCTTCTTCTCTTTCCTCATCG CTTTGCCTTTCTTACTAAAATCAATCGAAATTTACCGAGCGCCATTGCCATTTGAAGACATCGATTTACTATCATCAGCAATGGAGAAGAATCCATTGCAATATCCTTGCCAATTTCGAGCAGTTTTTATAAACTTCGATGACATTACTGATATAAATGAGCTAGGGCTTTTGATCAATTCTAATATGCAAAAGTTGACTACGAAAATTACTCCAGCTTGTGGCACGTGCGGAAACAATTATACCGTGGCAGTAACAGTTGATTCCAGTTCCAACTGTATTCATAGTGAAAGGGAAAATGTAGGTAAATGGCAATGCGGAGCGTTGAATGGATTTGATAAGCTGAACGATGACGAGGATTTTGATGAGTATTTGGAGTCTGTGTTGGATAGTAAGAATAGGAAACTTTATACGGTTGTGGTGGTGAAGAGGAATGCGGATGAGGAGGAGATGAGAGTTGTTGTTGgaaaatataggcatgcttgGATTGTAGGAAAAGATTCTGTGGAGAAAGCTGTTGAGAAGATGGCGGAGATTTTTGTCAAAGTGTTTGTGAATGGTGGGAAGGAAGAAGGATCAATTCGTGGGGAATTCATGCCAGTAGGTGCAGATGGCAAGGTCGTGCTTTCATTCAGTCTTTTGAATTCTGATCCGCATGATTGGGTTTATGACTG GGATTTTCAGGAGTTAGATGAGATTCTGCTGGCTCCTGTTGTCGATGCTTTAAGACCAGTGGCTGATATTAGTGTGGAAAGCCAG GTTCTGTATCATACTCCAAAGGTTTCATACTCGTATTGGGATGACAAGCAGGGTAGCTATATTTTCAGTACAAAAGATCTTCCTTTCTTT GTAAATTCAAATGAATGGCACTTGGATACTTCAACAGCAGCTGGAGGGCGGTCAAAAGTCCTGCATTTTGTGCt ATATGTGCCATCTGCAAAAGAGTGCCCTCTAAAGTTGCAGTTTCCAAATGGAGAGATATCCATGACAAATGGCTTTATATCTCCA ATGTGGGGAGGTATTATTGTCTGGAATCCACCGGCCTGTTCAGAGAATTTACAAATTCAACATCTTCCCAAGCACAAAATTTCCTCTGAG GACTTGAAGAAGATATCTGAAGTTTTCATGGGACAGCTGCGCCAGCTATTTGGTCTAAAGTCTGAGAACCATTATGTTGGTGCATTTGCCACATCTGTACTTTTAACCAGTGCAAAAGGCTTTGCAGAATG GGAGTTGGATGTGTTATCTAGGCATCACAcatgcttcaatcttcttcagtgTGGCACCACCCTTGGATCTCTCTCTCGATTG GTTCAATCCCTTCCCAGGATGATCATCATGGATGAAATAGGGAAACAG GTAAAATATTCTCTTGAAGCTGCAAAATTATCCCTAAGCAATGTGTCTTTAGGATATTCTGATGCTTCTGCTG TTTCCTCAAGAAAAGCAAGAGCCTTAGCAGAGGATGCCTTCTATCATCCATCAATGATGTCCGTGAGCTACTACTCATTTGAGCACTGTTTTGCTGTGTATTCG CCATTCTTTCTGCCAGTTTCACTGCATGTGCTTCTTGCAGTCATTAGAGAATGGAGAAGATATAAAGTAGAAAACAGAAAGTACCTTGCATGGAAAGCCAAACTTGAATAG
- the LOC107816459 gene encoding uncharacterized protein LOC107816459 isoform X2, whose product MPVEGAPKDSTMAEISEAPTSSSDPPNTMSEEASDFDPKTMRKTKPGLKRLFLTLTVFFSFLIALPFLLKSIEIYRAPLPFEDIDLLSSAMEKNPLQYPCQFRAVFINFDDITDINELGLLINSNMQKLTTKITPACGTCGNNYTVAVTVDSSSNCIHSERENVGKWQCGALNGFDKLNDDEDFDEYLESVLDSKNRKLYTVVVVKRNADEEEMRVVVGKYRHAWIVGKDSVEKAVEKMAEIFVKVFVNGGKEEGSIRGEFMPVGADGKVVLSFSLLNSDPHDWVYDWDFQELDEILLAPVVDALRPVADISVESQVLYHTPKVSYSYWDDKQGSYIFSTKDLPFFVNSNEWHLDTSTAAGGRSKVLHFVLYVPSAKECPLKLQFPNGEISMTNGFISPMWGGIIVWNPPACSENLQIQHLPKHKISSEDLKKISEVFMGQLRQLFGLKSENHYVGAFATSVLLTSAKGFAEWELDVLSRHHTCFNLLQCGTTLGSLSRLVQSLPRMIIMDEIGKQPFFLPVSLHVLLAVIREWRRYKVENRKYLAWKAKLE is encoded by the exons ATGCCGGTTGAGGGAGCTCCTAAGGATTCAACCATGGCGGAGATCTCCGAAGCGCCAACTTCCTCCTCTGATCCACCTAACACTATGTCGGAAGAGGCATCAGATTTCGACCCTAAAACCATGCGTAAAACTAAGCCTGGATTGAAGCGTCTATTTCTCACTCTCACCGTCTTCTTCTCTTTCCTCATCG CTTTGCCTTTCTTACTAAAATCAATCGAAATTTACCGAGCGCCATTGCCATTTGAAGACATCGATTTACTATCATCAGCAATGGAGAAGAATCCATTGCAATATCCTTGCCAATTTCGAGCAGTTTTTATAAACTTCGATGACATTACTGATATAAATGAGCTAGGGCTTTTGATCAATTCTAATATGCAAAAGTTGACTACGAAAATTACTCCAGCTTGTGGCACGTGCGGAAACAATTATACCGTGGCAGTAACAGTTGATTCCAGTTCCAACTGTATTCATAGTGAAAGGGAAAATGTAGGTAAATGGCAATGCGGAGCGTTGAATGGATTTGATAAGCTGAACGATGACGAGGATTTTGATGAGTATTTGGAGTCTGTGTTGGATAGTAAGAATAGGAAACTTTATACGGTTGTGGTGGTGAAGAGGAATGCGGATGAGGAGGAGATGAGAGTTGTTGTTGgaaaatataggcatgcttgGATTGTAGGAAAAGATTCTGTGGAGAAAGCTGTTGAGAAGATGGCGGAGATTTTTGTCAAAGTGTTTGTGAATGGTGGGAAGGAAGAAGGATCAATTCGTGGGGAATTCATGCCAGTAGGTGCAGATGGCAAGGTCGTGCTTTCATTCAGTCTTTTGAATTCTGATCCGCATGATTGGGTTTATGACTG GGATTTTCAGGAGTTAGATGAGATTCTGCTGGCTCCTGTTGTCGATGCTTTAAGACCAGTGGCTGATATTAGTGTGGAAAGCCAG GTTCTGTATCATACTCCAAAGGTTTCATACTCGTATTGGGATGACAAGCAGGGTAGCTATATTTTCAGTACAAAAGATCTTCCTTTCTTT GTAAATTCAAATGAATGGCACTTGGATACTTCAACAGCAGCTGGAGGGCGGTCAAAAGTCCTGCATTTTGTGCt ATATGTGCCATCTGCAAAAGAGTGCCCTCTAAAGTTGCAGTTTCCAAATGGAGAGATATCCATGACAAATGGCTTTATATCTCCA ATGTGGGGAGGTATTATTGTCTGGAATCCACCGGCCTGTTCAGAGAATTTACAAATTCAACATCTTCCCAAGCACAAAATTTCCTCTGAG GACTTGAAGAAGATATCTGAAGTTTTCATGGGACAGCTGCGCCAGCTATTTGGTCTAAAGTCTGAGAACCATTATGTTGGTGCATTTGCCACATCTGTACTTTTAACCAGTGCAAAAGGCTTTGCAGAATG GGAGTTGGATGTGTTATCTAGGCATCACAcatgcttcaatcttcttcagtgTGGCACCACCCTTGGATCTCTCTCTCGATTG GTTCAATCCCTTCCCAGGATGATCATCATGGATGAAATAGGGAAACAG CCATTCTTTCTGCCAGTTTCACTGCATGTGCTTCTTGCAGTCATTAGAGAATGGAGAAGATATAAAGTAGAAAACAGAAAGTACCTTGCATGGAAAGCCAAACTTGAATAG
- the LOC107816486 gene encoding uncharacterized protein LOC107816486 → MYSDRVEAVTKRSIKDRLNGNSAEDFSRRRQIAGKRHREDDDKWEHDLYEPDEVPGSSQRIGTKDLRLKLQKKSIQQAQSVKGSVSGGMRDLREKLSGTLYSQTVENVPPKAKLKVAPEISKPVRRSVIAEAPAVETKNVASTVSKKKSQQKAESVDSFLQPLGLEKYAITFQAEEVDMTALVHMTDEDLKAMGIPMGPRKKIILALETRV, encoded by the exons ATGTACTCTGATCGGGTGGAGGCAGTAACAAAGAGGTCAATAAAGGATAGGCTTAACGGCAACAGTGCTGAGGATTTTTCTCGCCGGAGACAAATTGCCGGCAAGAG GCACAGAGAAGATGATGACAAATGGGAGCATGATCTTTACGAGCCTGATGAAGTTCCGGGATCAA GCCAGCGAATTGGTACTAAGGATCTTCGTCTAAAACTCCAAAAGAAAAGTATCCAACAAGCTCAAAGTGTTAAGGGTTCTGTCTCTGGAGGTATGAGGGATCTGCGCGAAAAGCTCTCTGGTACTCTTTACTCGCAAACAGTCGAAAATGTTCCCCCCAAAGCAAAGCTGAAAGTGGCTCCTGAGATAAGCAAACCTGTCAGGAGAAGTGTCATAGCTGAAGCTCCGGCCGTGGAGACAAAAAATGTTGCCAGCACAGTTTCAAAGAAGAAGTCCCAACAAAAG GCGGAATCAGTGGATAGTTTTCTACAACCATTGGGTCTTGAGAAGTATGcaattacatttcaagctgaagaA GTTGATATGACTGCTCTTGTGCACATGACAGATGAAGATCTTAAAGCTATGGGAATACCAATG GGTCCGAGGAAGAAGATAATATTAGCACTGGAGACTAGAGTCTGA
- the LOC107816444 gene encoding putative pentatricopeptide repeat-containing protein At3g25060, mitochondrial: MRLKNLSPQDLKPLLLGCRDSALISQIHAVMVSSGLFSSGNSNAQLISSYGRAGDLESAHKLFGKISLRRVDSWNAMIIAYSRNECPVEAVNVYKQMVLEGVKPDSSTFTVALKACTILQDLEEGEEIWEKVVECGYESDVFVGSSVLNLYAKCGKMDKAAIVFEKMQKRDTVCWTTMITGYVQSGKGREVVHLYRRMQKEGMVGDGVVMLGLMQACANIADTKLGLSIHGYMIRRALPMDVNMLTSLVDMYAKNGELELATRVFRKMPYRNTVSWSALISGFAQNGFAANALQLLIEMQVSGFTPDVASLVSALLACSQVGCLKLGRSIHGYVVRKVIMDQVLSTALVDMYAKCGLISCAHALFDHISSKDLICWNTIIACYGIHGHGREALNLFHQMKDKIEPDHATFAALLSALSHSGLVVEGRHWFDVMVNEYNIKPSEKHYACLVDLLSRAGEVEEAKDIIISMEMKPGLAVWVALLSGCHKHKKFLIGELAANRVLELIPENTGTLVLVANFFAAAKMWDKAAAVRKVMKKAGMKKVPGYSAVEVNGRLHAFLMGDTSHPQYEQIIGLLRNLENEMKAMGYVPKTEFVLQNLEEEAKVKVLCYHSERLAIAFGLLNTAPGTRLLITKNLRVCGDCHEVTKFISVIVKREIIVRDVKRFHHFKDGICSCDDYW; encoded by the coding sequence ATGCGCTTAAAGAACTTGTCACCACAAGACCTCAAACCTCTCCTATTGGGATGCAGAGATAGTGCATTGATTTCTCAAATCCATGCTGTTATGGTATCATCTGGGTTGTTTTCCAGTGGAAACTCCAATGCCCAATTAATATCATCCTATGGTAGAGCGGGTGATCTTGAATCTGCCCACAAACTGTTCGGTAAAATTTCCCTAAGGAGAGTAGATTCTTGGAATGCGATGATCATTGCCTATTCGAGGAATGAGTGCCCCGTTGAGGCGGTAAATGTTTATAAACAAATGGTTCTCGAAGGGGTCAAACCTGATAGCTCAACTTTCACCGTGGCACTTAAGGCGTGTACGATTTTGCAGGATTTGGAGGAGGGTGAAGAGATTTGGGAAAAGGTGGTCGAGTGTGGTTATGAGAGTGATGTCTTTGTTGGGTCCTCTGTTttgaacttgtatgcaaaatgtGGTAAGATGGACAAAGCAGcaattgtatttgaaaagatgCAGAAGAGGGATACTGTTTGTTGGACTACGATGATCACGGGTTATGTACAGAGTGGGAAAGGGAGAGAGGTTGTGCATTTGTATCGGAGGATGCAAAAGGAAGGCATGGTAGGTGATGGTGTTGTTATGCTGGGTTTGATGCAGGCTTGTGCTAATATTGCAGACACGAAATTGGGTTTGTCAATTCATGGTTATATGATCCGCAGAGCTCTTCCTATGGATGTGAATATGCTGACTAGCCTAGTTGATATGTATGCCAAGAATGGAGAGTTGGAGCTAGCTACTCGTGTATTTCGGAAAATGCCCTATAGGAATACTGTTTCTTGGAGTGCTTTGATTTCTGGCTTTGCTCAAAATGGCTTTGCTGCTAATGCTCTTCAGCTGTTGATAGAGATGCAAGTGTCGGGGTTCACACCTGATGTAGCTTCACTCGTAAGTGCACTTCTAGCATGTTCTCAGGTTGGCTGTTTAAAATTGGGTAGGTCGATTCATGGTTATGTTGTAAGGAAAGTCATTATGGACCAAGTCCTAAGTACTGCATTGGTTGACATGTACGCTAAATGTGGGCTCATTTCTTGTGCCCATGCCCTTTTTGACCACATCAGTTCGAAGGACTTGATATGTTGGAATACGATCATAGCGTGCTATGGGATCCATGGGCATGGAAGAGAGGCACTTAATCTTTTCCACCAGATGAAGGACAAGATAGAACCAGATCATGCAACTTTTGCTGCTCTTCTTTCAGCTTTGAGTCACTCGGGATTGGTGGTGGAAGGACGGCATTGGTTTGATGTCATGGTCAATGAATACAATATTAAACCTTCTGAGAAGCACTATGCTTGTTTGGTTGATCTTTTGTCTCGAGCTGGTGAAGTTGAAGAAGCTAAAGATATCATCATTTCTATGGAAATGAAACCTGGGCTTGCTGTTTGGGTTGCCCTTCTATCTGGTTGCCACAAGCATAAGAAGTTTTTGATTGGAGAATTGGCAGCAAATAGGGTACTTGAATTAATTCCGGAGAACACAGGTACTTTAGTATTAGTAGCAAATTTCTTTGCGGCAGCAAAAATGTGGGATAAAGCAGCTGCTGTGAGGAAGGTTATGAAAAAGGCAGGGATGAAAAAAGTGCCTGGCTACAGTGCTGTGGAGGTAAATGGAAGACTTCATGCTTTTCTTATGGGTGATACAAGTCACCCTCAATATGAACAAATAATTGGACTTCTGCGCAATCTGGAGAATGAGATGAAAGCTATGGGCTATGTGCCAAAGACTGAATTTGTGTTGCAGAATCTTGAAGAAGAGGCCAAAGTGAAAGTATTGTGTTATCATAGTGAGAGACTTGCCATTGCTTTTGGACTCTTAAACACTGCACCTGGAACCAGGTTGCTTATCACAAAGAACCTGAGGGTCTGTGGTGACTGCCATGAAGTAACAAAGTTTATCTCTGTTATAGTAAAAAGAGAGATTATTGTAAGGGATGTTAAACGATTTCATCACTTTAAGGATGGAATATGCTCCTGTGATGATTACTGGTGA